From the Calditrichota bacterium genome, the window CGCCAAGGCTGGGGTGCAGAAGCTGACCTTGGGTGAGGGCAACAACATTGTCAACTTGCCCATCGAGGTGAGCTCTGGCACCACGTTGGACGTAGGGCAGAGCGTGTTAGCGGGCAACGGCATCTTTGTCTTGAATCCTGGCGCAACGCTGGCAACGGCTCACAGCGATGGCGTGGCGGGCTTCTTGGGGACATTGCCAGCCGGAGTGGTGACGCTGAGCACTGCTGCCAACTACACGTTCAATGGAACCACGCGCCAGGTAACCAGCGCGGCGATGCCATCGGTAGTGAATGATCTGACCATCAACAACTCTGAGGGAGTGGTCCTATCGCAGCCCACCACCATCAACGGCGTGTTGCACCTGGTCGCCGGCGAGTTCGATAACACGATTCCCTTTGTGTTGGGCCCCAACGGCTCGATCTCCTTTGAGGGAGGCAGTCTTAAGGTGAGCGTCGGGGTGGTGGAACGGGAACCAGAAGTGCCGACGCAATTTGCGCTCTTGCAAAACTACCCGAATCCGTTCAATCCGGTGACCACGATTCGCTACATGTTGCCCGTCAGCGCTCACGTGACTTTGACGGTGTACGACGCAAGCGGACGTCAGGTGGCGCAACTTGTGGATGCTAAGCAAGGCCCGGGTGTCTACGCTGTCCTGTGGAACGCTACGGATGTTGCCAGCGGCGTGTACTACTGCCGGCTTACCGCTGGATCGTTCACCCAGGCGCGCAAGCTGGTCGTGACGAAGTGACGCAAACGCCCCCCTCGTACGCAAGCGTGAGCGAGGGGGGCACTTTTGTACCCAATGGCTGCGAAAGCAAGACTCGCTGAGGAACAATGACGTTCTCAAATCGCCGTGTGCCGTGGCTTGCGCTGCTGACATTCTTCGTTTTACCTGCAGTGAGCAGAGGGCAGGAGCCCCCTTCTGGACTAAACGTGTATTGGGGCCACATTCCTGGAGGCGACAGGGTGTTCTACATTGCCCCGCACGGGGAGAACGCCAATCCGGGCACGTTGGACCAACCTTGGGCAACGCTTGACTACGCGACTAATCAGGCGCAACCCGGCGATGTATTTGTGCTGCGAGGAGGGGTCTATTACCACAATGCGACCATCAAGATCTCTCGGCACGGCACGGCCGAAAAGCCGATAACCATCGTGGCGTACCCGGGAGAGACGCCAATACTGGATTTCTCTGGTCAGGCAGAAGAGAGCAGTCAGAATGGCATCCGCCTCAATGGCTGGTATTGGCATGTCATCGGAATCACCGTACGGTACGCGGGCCATAACGGCATCCGCATGGATGGGAGCTACAACATCCTGGATCAAGTGACGGCTTACGGCAACCGCGACAGCGGCATTCATATGGCCGGAAATGCTTCGTACAATCTCATCAAGAACTGCGACAGCTTTTGGAACTTTGACCGGATTAGCGCAGGCGAAAACGCGGATGGGTTTGGGGCAAAGTTCGACATTCTCCCAGGGAACCATTTCTATGGATGCCGTGCGTGGGAGAATTCTGACGACGGCTTTGACTTCTGGCGCGCAGCAAACACGATTACCGTGGAGAACTGCTGGGCGTTCCACAACGGTGACCCGTCGTTGTTCGGGAATCCCGCGAACTTTGGGGGAGACGGCAACGGCTTCAAACTCGGCGGTGACTATGTGCCGGGCGACCATGTCGTTGTGCGGTGCCTGGCCTTCGACAACCTTGGCCCGGCTCGACAGTCGAAAGGCTTCGACCACAACAACAACACGGGTGCCTTGACTCTATTGCACAATACCGCCTACAACAACGGGAGGAACTTCTACTTTCCGAGGGACCCAATTCGAGGCCAATCGCTATTTGTGAACAACCTGAGCGTGACGTCTTCGGTGCTGGCCACGGTCCCGCCAACTGCAGTTGTGGCGGGCAACAGCTGGCAAATTGGGGTTTCGCTCGATGAGGACGTGTTCCTCAGCGTCGATACTCAGCTTGCAAAGTCGGCGCGGCAGAGAGACGGTTCCCTTCCGGAGGTTGAGCTCCTTAAGCCAAAGCCAAGCAGTCCTGTTGTCGACCGTGGGGTTCTTTCTGGGCAGCCCTACTGCGGCAGTGCTCCCGACATAGGCGCCTACGAAGTGGAGATGGGAGAATGGCATGGGCCGTTTGTCGAGCGCGGTTCAGGGGCAAAGATCAAAGAGCTGCTCGTGTACGATGTGGAGAACGCACAGGGGTGGGGCGTGCGTGCCGATTTCGCTCAGGGCATGGATCCGTACGGAGACGGAACAACTGTGCTGTCGGTCCCCGAGGGATTGCGCGTGTGGGAATGGGTCCAGACATCCCCCGGTTCGCGAACCAAGAACTATCTGTTTACCCTGGCCGAGTTTGTCACCGAAGAGGCATGCGAGATCTTTGTGGCCCATTCTACCCGCATTGCTGCGAAACCTGAGTGGCTACAGGAGTACGAGTCTACGGGTCTAACCCTCACCCTCGCCGGCGCCGGGGGGGCGCAGGAAGTGTTGGCGTTGTTTCGTAGAGCTACTGAACCGGGAGACAGGGTCGTGCTTGGGCGGAACTCTAAGGACGGCACGACCGCCGCCGCCATGTACCTCGTCCTCGTCGGCTCGACATCGCAAGGAGTTGCAAGCGGCGACCTCTTCGTACCCGCAGAATTGGACCTTGTCAAGGCCTATCCGAATCCCTTTTCTGGGTCAACCACCATCCGGTACGAAGTTGGAGCGGCAGGCTACGTCGCCCTGCAAGTGTTTGATCTGAACGGAAGGCAAGTGGCTGAGCTCGCGAAAGGTCTCCATCAGCAGGGCACGTACGCCGTAACTTGGCAGCCTGACGCCCTCCCGGTGGGGGTCTACTTCTGCCGGCTTCGCACGGGGAAGAATCTGGGGGTGCAGAGGCTTCTGTTGCTCCGTTGAAGCTGCGCCCGAGCTGGGGAGGTACGCGGCAAACGGTCGTTTCGATGTCACGGGGGATCCCGGGCTGCCTTGACACGGTGACCGCAAGGTGCACCGGACTACTCTCGCGGGTTCACATGCCCGCTATTGCTTAGCAGCATGGGTTTCGCTCCATTTGGTGGAGGCTGAAACCGCGTGGCGCGTAGGTAGCTGGCCCATGGGGTGCAAGAGACTCTGGGCTATGCGGAAGTGATGACAAGGTCCCGGTCCCAAACGGCCCCTCCGAGAGGACCAGGACAAAGGGAGGAAAACGATGCGATTGTCAACCATGGCTCTGGGCGTAGCCTTGTTGGCAAGCTTGACGTGTGGCAAGTCTGACTTGGAGCGCGTCTATCCGGAGACGGTTGTCCTATACGCACAGAACCCGACTGCGTTCCCTCGCAGGGACGAACCGGTGACCCTTGACATCAGCCGCATCAAGGCGAAAGCCCCGGATTTCAACCCCAGGGCCTATGTGCTGCTCTGTGCGGGGACAGAAATAGCAAGTCAGGCGGAAGACTTGGACGGAGATGGACAACCGGAGAACATCACGGCCGTGCTGGACTTGCCGGCGAGCGGCAAGAGATTGTTGCGCCTAAGGTACGCCCCAGAAGGTTCAAGAGAGCGGACTTACCCGAAGAGGACACAGGCCGAGCTCTCTGTCAAGACTGGTGGCGAGTTCGTGGGACGCAAGTACGTGGGTGGTCATTTCGTAAACGTGCGCTCGCTCCGTGTGCCCCCCGAGCACACCGATCATTCCGAATTCATCCGCTACGAAGGTCCCGGTTGGGAATCCGATTTGGTGGGATACCGTTTCTACCTGGACTGGAGGAACGCAATCGATGTCTTCGGCAAAAAGGTGCCCAAGATGGTGCTCCACGACGTGGGACAGGACGGATTTGAGTCGTACCACCAGATGGCCGACTGGGGCATGGATATCCTCAAGGTGGGCGAATCGCTGGGCATCGGTTCCCTCGGTATGTGGGTCGACGGCCAGGCACAGCGCGTGAGCGTGACGGACAGCGTCGTGTGTGAGGTGGTACTCAACGGACCGGTACGATCGCTCATCAGGACCAAGTATTTCGGCTGGAAGGTGGGCGGCAAGGCCTATGACCTTGTGTCCGAGCTTACCATAGTGGCCGGTAGCCGCATCACCACCCACCAAGTTCAAATCTCTGGTGAGGCGCCTAACGTGTGTACCGGAATCGTCAAAGATCCCTCAGCAGAACTTCTGCGTTCGGGCATAGGGGGAGATTGGGCGTACATGGCTACCTACGGCAAACAGAGCCTTGCCGGAGATAGCTTGGGGTTGGCCGTGCTCTTCAGAACCCACGATTTTGCTGGGTATGCAGAGGATGAGCACAGTCACGTGGTGCTCTTGCGCCCTGAGAACGGAAGGGTGACCTACGCTTTCTTGGCTGCGTGGGAGGGAGAGCCCTCGGGGATCAAAACCAAAGCGGAATTTCTCAAGTACTTAGACGAAACGGTGCAGAGGTTGGCCAACCCAGTCGTCGTTGCCCACTGACACCGGTACTCGAAGAGGGAGCAGACTGGCCCCAGCTGGCCCTGGCTCTCCGCGACGACGACCGATTAGCTGGGAGGAAATTCTTGTGGAGATACGCTATCCTGCTGACCCGATTCGCTTCCAGCGAATGACCACCGAGGAAATCCGAGGCTCTTTCCTCGTGGACACTCTCTTTGTGCCTGACGAAGTCGTCTTGCTCTACTCCGAAGTCGACAGAGCGGTTCTCGGATCCGCTGTGCCCGTGACGAAGCCGCTCCATCTCGGTGCATCGAGGGAACTTGCGGCAGACTACTTCTGCGAGCGCCGCGAACTCGGGCTACTCAACGTGGGTGGGACGGGAAGGGTGGTCGTGGACGGGAAGAGCTACGAGTTGCGCAACAAGGATATGCTGTACATTGGTCAGGGCGCGAGAGACGTCTCATTTGAAAGCGAACGCTCAGACGTCCCTGCTGCCTTCTACCTGCTCAGCTTCCCTGCCCATGCGGCTTTCCCCACCAGAAAGGTGGCGATGGAGGAGGCCGAAGCAGTGCATCTTGGCCAGGCGGCCAATTGCAACGAGCGGACGATTTACAAGTACATCCACCCCGGGGGGATCAAGAGCTGCCAGCTGGTCATGGGCCTCACGGTGCTCGCACCAGGCTCAAACTGGAATACCATGCCCCCGCACACGCACGAGAGACGCACGGAGATCTACCTCTACTTTGACATGGCTGAGGAGACGCGGGTATTTCACTTCATGGGCATGGCGGAAGAGACACGCCACATCGTGATAGCCAATCGCCAAGCGGTCATTTCGCCCAGCTGGTCCATTCATGCCGGTGTGGGCACAGGACCCTACTCCTTCTGCTGGGGTATGGGTGGCGAGAATCAGACCTTCGAAGACATGGATGTCATTGAGATGACAAGGCTCAGGTAGCACCCGAGCAAGACATTGTGTGAGGGAGAGATGATTCTGGACAAGTTCCGCCTAGACGGAAAAGTGGCAATTGTGACAGGCGCGGCGCGCGGACTCGGGCAGGCCATGGCCGTTGGCCTGGCGGAAGCAGGGGCCGACGTGGTGGTTGTCGATGTGCTGGACATGGAACAGACCACACGGTGCATCGAGGACTTGGGCAGACGCTGCGCGGCCGTAAAGACCGACTTGCGCAAGCTCGAAAGCATCGACCTGATTGTGCGACAAGCCCTGGAGCGCATGGGCTCCATCGACATACTGGTCAACAACGCTGGCATCATCCGGCGCGCTCCTGTGCTGGAGTTTGAACTGAAGGACTGGGATGAGGTGATGGACGTCAATGTGCGCACGCTTTTTTTCCTCACCCAGGCGGTGGCAAAAGTGATGGTCCAGCAGGGGAGAGGGGGGAAGATCATCAACATCGCATCCATGCTCTCCTTCCAGGGGGGCATCCTTGTGCCCTCATACACGGCCTCGAAAAGCGCCGTAATGGGTTTGACTCGCCTGCTGGCCAACGAGCTTGCTCCCCACAACATCAATGTCAACGCCATTGCCCCAGGGTACATGGCCACCGACAACACGGCTCCCCTGCGCGCGGACCCGGTGCGGAGCAAAGCAATCCTCGAGCGAATCCCTGCGGGAAGATGGGGCGAACCGGAAGACCTGAAAGGCGTCGTCGTGTTTCTGGCTTCAGAAGCTTCGGCCTATATGCACGGCTATACTGTGGC encodes:
- the kduD gene encoding 2-dehydro-3-deoxy-D-gluconate 5-dehydrogenase KduD is translated as MILDKFRLDGKVAIVTGAARGLGQAMAVGLAEAGADVVVVDVLDMEQTTRCIEDLGRRCAAVKTDLRKLESIDLIVRQALERMGSIDILVNNAGIIRRAPVLEFELKDWDEVMDVNVRTLFFLTQAVAKVMVQQGRGGKIINIASMLSFQGGILVPSYTASKSAVMGLTRLLANELAPHNINVNAIAPGYMATDNTAPLRADPVRSKAILERIPAGRWGEPEDLKGVVVFLASEASAYMHGYTVAVDGGWLAR
- the kduI gene encoding 5-dehydro-4-deoxy-D-glucuronate isomerase produces the protein MEIRYPADPIRFQRMTTEEIRGSFLVDTLFVPDEVVLLYSEVDRAVLGSAVPVTKPLHLGASRELAADYFCERRELGLLNVGGTGRVVVDGKSYELRNKDMLYIGQGARDVSFESERSDVPAAFYLLSFPAHAAFPTRKVAMEEAEAVHLGQAANCNERTIYKYIHPGGIKSCQLVMGLTVLAPGSNWNTMPPHTHERRTEIYLYFDMAEETRVFHFMGMAEETRHIVIANRQAVISPSWSIHAGVGTGPYSFCWGMGGENQTFEDMDVIEMTRLR
- a CDS encoding T9SS type A sorting domain-containing protein codes for the protein AKAGVQKLTLGEGNNIVNLPIEVSSGTTLDVGQSVLAGNGIFVLNPGATLATAHSDGVAGFLGTLPAGVVTLSTAANYTFNGTTRQVTSAAMPSVVNDLTINNSEGVVLSQPTTINGVLHLVAGEFDNTIPFVLGPNGSISFEGGSLKVSVGVVEREPEVPTQFALLQNYPNPFNPVTTIRYMLPVSAHVTLTVYDASGRQVAQLVDAKQGPGVYAVLWNATDVASGVYYCRLTAGSFTQARKLVVTK
- a CDS encoding right-handed parallel beta-helix repeat-containing protein, with amino-acid sequence MFYIAPHGENANPGTLDQPWATLDYATNQAQPGDVFVLRGGVYYHNATIKISRHGTAEKPITIVAYPGETPILDFSGQAEESSQNGIRLNGWYWHVIGITVRYAGHNGIRMDGSYNILDQVTAYGNRDSGIHMAGNASYNLIKNCDSFWNFDRISAGENADGFGAKFDILPGNHFYGCRAWENSDDGFDFWRAANTITVENCWAFHNGDPSLFGNPANFGGDGNGFKLGGDYVPGDHVVVRCLAFDNLGPARQSKGFDHNNNTGALTLLHNTAYNNGRNFYFPRDPIRGQSLFVNNLSVTSSVLATVPPTAVVAGNSWQIGVSLDEDVFLSVDTQLAKSARQRDGSLPEVELLKPKPSSPVVDRGVLSGQPYCGSAPDIGAYEVEMGEWHGPFVERGSGAKIKELLVYDVENAQGWGVRADFAQGMDPYGDGTTVLSVPEGLRVWEWVQTSPGSRTKNYLFTLAEFVTEEACEIFVAHSTRIAAKPEWLQEYESTGLTLTLAGAGGAQEVLALFRRATEPGDRVVLGRNSKDGTTAAAMYLVLVGSTSQGVASGDLFVPAELDLVKAYPNPFSGSTTIRYEVGAAGYVALQVFDLNGRQVAELAKGLHQQGTYAVTWQPDALPVGVYFCRLRTGKNLGVQRLLLLR
- a CDS encoding DUF4861 domain-containing protein encodes the protein MRLSTMALGVALLASLTCGKSDLERVYPETVVLYAQNPTAFPRRDEPVTLDISRIKAKAPDFNPRAYVLLCAGTEIASQAEDLDGDGQPENITAVLDLPASGKRLLRLRYAPEGSRERTYPKRTQAELSVKTGGEFVGRKYVGGHFVNVRSLRVPPEHTDHSEFIRYEGPGWESDLVGYRFYLDWRNAIDVFGKKVPKMVLHDVGQDGFESYHQMADWGMDILKVGESLGIGSLGMWVDGQAQRVSVTDSVVCEVVLNGPVRSLIRTKYFGWKVGGKAYDLVSELTIVAGSRITTHQVQISGEAPNVCTGIVKDPSAELLRSGIGGDWAYMATYGKQSLAGDSLGLAVLFRTHDFAGYAEDEHSHVVLLRPENGRVTYAFLAAWEGEPSGIKTKAEFLKYLDETVQRLANPVVVAH